DNA sequence from the Calidithermus timidus DSM 17022 genome:
TGAAGGGGGGTAAGTGCGCCGGATCGCCTCGGGCAGGCTCATCTCGGCGGCGATGCCCAGACGCGCCGAGAGGCTTTGGATCAGCATGGCCATCAGGTTGGAGAGGAGCACCACCCAAAGCAACCGGTAGCCGAACTGGGCCCCGGCCTGGATGTTGGTGGCAAAGTTGCCGGGATCCATATAGGCTACGCTGGCCACGAAAGCCGGGCCCAAAAAGGGCAGGACTCGAGCCAGCCCGCGTTTTTCCGAGCGGCGCTCCAGCACCCGCAGGGCCTCGGCCTGGGTTTCGGGGTCGCTCAAGGGACCGTGGCTCAGCATGGCTTCCTAGCGAGGCCGGTGCTCTTCCCGCCGGTAGGGCAGGGGTACATACTGCACGCTGGGCCGGTTGCCGCGGGGCTGGGGGTAGAGTTCCATCAGGGCGTAGACCTCCGGGGGCATCGCGGTGGAGACGGGCAAGCCCATGGCGCGAGCCTCCTCGGCGCTGATGGGATAGTCGTGGGTCCAGGTGCCCTGGGAGAGCCTATGGGCCAGGGTCTCGGCCTGGGTTTCCTCGAGGTGCTTGCGCAGGAGGTTCTTGGCGACGGCCTTGACCTGCACCAGGGCCTTTTTAGCCTGGTCGGCCAGGATCAGGGTCTCGTCGTCGATCTTCTCGATGGGCTTCTGCTCCAGCACCTTCAGGATGGAGGCCGCCGGGTACTGCCCGAGTTGGGGGTCGACCGGGCCCAGCACGGCGTTGGCATCCATGACGATCTCGTCGGCGGCCAGGGCGATGAGCGTGCCGCCGGACATGGCGTAGTGGGGCACGAAAACCGTGACCTTGGCCGAATGGCGCAGGAGGGCCTCGGCGATCTGCTCGGCAGCCAGCACCAGCCCACCGGGGGTGTGCAGCACCAGGTCGATGGGCAGCTGGGGGTCGGTGAGGCGGATGGCCCGCAAGACCTGCTCGGAGTCGTCGATGTCGATGTAGCGGCTCAGGGGCAGGCCCAGCAGGGCGACGGCCTCCTGGCGGTGGATGAGGGTGATGAGGCGGCTACCCCGGCGGCGCTCGAGGGTTTGAAGGCTGCGGGCTCGAGCCAGCGCCAGCATCTGCCGCTGCAGAAGCGGGCTCAGGAAGGAGAGCAGCAAGAAGAGCCAGAAGAGGTTGTTGAGAATATCCATAATCTACCTCCAGGGCCAGAAATCTTCCAGCCAGAGCTTGAGCAAAGCGGCCAGAGGCACCGCGACCAGCAGCCCCGGCACCCCGGCCAGCCGCTCACCCAGCAGCAAAGCGAACAGCACTGTAAGCGGGTGCAGCGAGGTGCTCTGGCCTACCAGCCACGGGGCCAGCAGGTGGCCTTCGAGCTGGGCCGCGGCCAGGAGCACCAGCAGGGCCTTGAGCACCACCGGCCAGCCCAGCGGCAACGCCGCGAAGAAGACCAGCACCCCTCCCAGTGCGAGGCCCAGGTAGGGGATGAGCTCCAGCACCCCCACCAGCAGGCCCAGCGGCAAGGCCAGGGGCACCCCCAGCAGACCCAGGCTGAGCCCCACCAGCCCACCCAGGCTGGCGGCGACCAGGAGCTGTCCCCGAAAGTAGCCCATCACAGCCCGCTCGAGGTAGCCCACCATCCGCTCACTCCAGGCCCGCAGGTTGGGGGGAAGCCTATGCAAAAGGTCCTGGCCCATGCGCGGCCCATCGGCCAGCAGGTAGATAAAGGACACCACAAAGGCCGCCAGCTTGACCGCCCCGCCAAACAAAAGGGCCAGGGCCGGGATCAGCCCGCTTTGGGCGAAGCCACCCAGGCGGGGGATGAGCTCGGCGGAGAGGTTTTGCAAGAGCCTGCCCACCGAACCATAGGCCTGCTCGAGGGCCCCCATCAGCCAAGGAGGCAGCCCCGAGGCGTGGAGCCGTTCGGGCAGCTGGTTCCACCAGGTGCTCAGGCCGCCGGCGGCCCCCGGGAGGGTGCGGGCGAAGTGGGTCAGCTCCTCCCCGACCCGCACCAGCCCCACCCCGAGGAGGCTCAGGCCCAGCCCCAAAAGCAGCAGTACCAGCGCCAAAGCGGCCGGGCGCGGCAGTCGGAGCCGCTCCAGCCGGTCTACCCACGGGCGCACCAGGGCTGCGAGCAGAAGGGCCAGAAGGAGAAGCCCGAAGAGGTCGGCGGTGAGGTACAAAAGCCGCAGCAGGGCCAAAAGCAGCAGCAGCCCGGCCACCCCCCGCACGTAGGGGTTGTTCCACAGGAAGCGCAGACCCTCGAGCACGCCCCAGGCTATGGAGGCCACGTAAAGGTTTGGTAAAAAGCGGCGCCGGCCCTCACCTTCCCCTCAAAGAGCGCAACCTTTCTGCAAGGTGGCGGGGTTACTTTGGCCCTGTCCAGGCAGGAGCCTGGCGAGGAGGAAAGTGATGAAAAAGTACGGCAAAGCGATCTTGTTGGCGGCTTCGGCCCTCTTAAGCCTGGCGGCCTTTGCCCAGAAGACGGGGCAGAACGGCGCCCAAAACCCCAGCTACACCGGCAGTCTGCCGGTTTCGGAGAACCTGAGCGCCCAGCAGTACCAGGCTATGGCCAAGGTCTCCCTACAGGATGCTGTAAAGGCGGCGCAGGCGGCCCTGAACACCACCGCCACGCCCACCAAGGTCAAACTGGGGGTGGAGAACGGCTACCTGGTCTGGGAGGTGGTGCTCGCCGGGCAGGAGGTCAAGGTAGACGCGGGCAACGGCCAGGTGCTGCACCAGGAGGCTGTGGGTGCTCCGGAGGAGAAGGACGGCGAGCGCCACGACGAAAACGACGGGGAAAGCCACGACGATAACGGTTAAACCCTGAACCTGGGGGCTGCCGGGCCTGCCCGGCAGCTTTTTACCAGAGCTTTACCTAAGCGCTCTAACGTGCTCCCACGGAGGGCGGTTATGAGTGGAATACACCCTGGTTGGCGGGCGGCGTTGCTCTTGTTCTCCCTTGTGGCTTGCTGGGCCCAGGCGCGGAACCTTGGTTCGGCAAGGGGAGGTTCAAGCCTGCCCCCCATGGCCGCGAGCCAAGGGCTTAAGTCCGGCCTGCCGGGAATGCCCCCCTACGACCCTAAGAACGTCTACGCCTTCACCCAGGCAGGGATGCTCTCGCCTACGGTCAGGGATTTCCCCGAACGGGTCTATGTGCCCGATGGCAAGACCAACCGGCTGTACGTGATCGACCCCAAAACCTACCGGGTGGTGGCCAGCGATAAGATGGACGCCGAGCCCCAGCACGTGGTGCCTTCCTACGACCTGAAGACCCTCTATGTGGCCAACGACGTGGGCAATACCCTTATTCCCATCGATCCCCAGAGCGGAGCCCTGGGGAAGCGAATCCCGGTCAAAGACCCCTACAACCTCTACTTCACCCCGGACGGAAGATCGGCCATCGTGGTGGCGGAGTACCAGCACCGGTTGGACTTCTTTGACCCGCAGACCTGGCAGCCCCAAGGGAGCCTGGGGGTGCCTTGCAAGGGTATCAACCACATGGACTACAGCGCCGACGGGCGCACCCTGGTGGCGGCCTGCGAGTTCAGCGGGGACCTGCTGAAGATCGACGTGGCAGCCCGAAAGGTGCTGGACAAGCTGCACCTGGGGGGGATGCCCCAGGACGTGAAGCTCTCCCCGGATGGCCGGGTGTTCTACGTGGCTGACATGGACGCGGGCGGGGTGCACCTGATCGACGCCGAGAGGTTTCACCCCCTCGGCTTCATCCCTACCGGCAAAGGGGCCCACGGCCTCTACCCCAGCCGCGATACCCGGTACCTCTACATCTCCAACCGGGGCGAGGGCTCGGTGAGCGTGCTCGAGTTCGCCACCCGCAAGCTGGTGACCAAATGGAAGATTCCCGGCGGGGGCAGCCCGGACATGGGCGGGGTCTCAGCGGATGGCAGAACATTGTGGCTTTCTGGGCGCTACCACGGGGAGGTGTACGTCTTCGATACCGACCTGCAAAAGGGTGGCCTGATCCGGCGCATCAAGGTAGGCAAAGGCCCCCACGGGCTGGCCATCTACCCCCAGCCGGGTCGCTACTCCCTGGGGCACACCGGGGTGATGCGGTGAGGATGTGCACAGCCAGGGAGGCCCCGCCACGCTTCCGGCCCTCAGGGAGCTGATCCCGGCTTTGCAGGCGCGGGGGTTCGTTTTCGTTGAGCTCTCGGAGCTGCTCGGTTCGGAGGGTTCGTCCCGACTACGATAAAATCGAGGAGAACTAGCGTGATCCAAAGGATATCCGGCATCTGGGAAAAGGGGCTTCGCCTGGCGCCTTTGTGGCTTCTGGGGCTGCTGTTTCTAAGCTTGCTGGCCTTTATAGGCCTGGCCGAGGACGTCTACGAGCGGGAGGGTTTTTTCTTTGATGGGCCCATTCTGGCCTTCCTGCACACCCAACAAAACAGCCTCTGGAACGCCATCGCCCTGGCGCTCACGCAATCGGCCTCGGCGCCGGCGGTGGTGGGGCTGACTTTGCTGGTGCTGCTGTGGGCCTACGGGCGCCGGTTGGCCTGGCCCCTCTTTGCCCTGGGCCTGGGCGGGTCGGTGCTCTTGAACCTGGCTTCCAAACTCTTTTTTGCTCGTACCCGGCCCCACCTTTTCCCCCAGCTCACCCCCGAGCACGACTACAGCTTCCCCTCCGGCCACACCATGGCCAGCCTGACCTTGGTACTGGCACTCTATGGGCTTTTGGCGCCCCGCTTTCCCCAGGCGGCCCGCTGGGTCTTGGCCTTGGGCCTACCCTGGGCCTTCTTGGTGGGCCTTTCCCGGCTTTACCTGCAGGTGCACTACCCCTCGGACGTGCTGGCGGGCTGGGCCTTGAGCTTCCTCTGGGTGGTGGGGCTGTGGTACCGCTGGGCGGTGGGCCAAAGGGGGTAGGCCATGCGCATCCTGCTGGTGGAGGATGACCTCGAGGTGGGCGCCTTGGTCAAGGAGACCCTCGAGGCCGAACCCTACGCGGTGGACTGGGCCACCGACGGTGAGGAGGCCTTGGGCCTTTGGCAGGGCTTTCCCTACGACCTGGTGGTGCTGGACGTGGGCCTGCCGCGGCGGGACGGGCTAAGCCTGCTCGCCCACTTCCGAGGACAGGGCCATGGGGTACCGGTGCTCATCCTGACCGCCCGCGACGGCCTAGACGACCGGGTACAAGGACTAGAGGCAGGAGCCGACGACTACCTGCTCAAGCCCTTCCACCTGCGCGAGCTCCGGGCCCGGGTGCGGGCCTTGCTGCGTCGCTCGCGGGGCGTGCCCCACAACCGGGTGGAGGTGGGGCGTCTCGCCCTGGACTTAGGGGCCAAGCAGGCCTGGTGGGCGGGAGAGGCGCTCGAGCTCTCCGCCAAGGAGTGGGCGATCCTGGAATTCCTCGCCCTCCACCCCCAGACGTTTTACCCCCGGGAGCTGCTTTTGGAGCACATCTGGCCCGGCGAGGCCAGCATCGACCCGCGCAGCCTCGACCCTTACATCTCCCGCCTGCGCCAGAAGCTGGCCCCGGAGGCCATCGAGACCCGGCGCGGGCTGGGCTACCGCCTCATCGGATGAGCCTTCGCCTGCGGCTTACCCTGTTCTACGCCCTGCTGGTGGCCGGGGTGTTGCTACTGGCGGGGATAAGCCTGCGGCTGGGGCTGGAGCGTATCCTGCAAAGCGAACTAGATCAGAGCCTGCAAGCAGCGCTAATCCTAGCCGAGCCCTGGGTGAACAACGACAATGGCCGCCTGGGCCTGAGCCAGGAAGGGGAGCTACCGCCAAAGTTGCCAGCCGACTTAGCCTTGCTGCTGTATGGCCCTCGGGGTCTGGTGGAGGCCCTGGGCCCCAAACCCCAGCCCCTGCCCGCCGCGCGGATCGGTTGCTTTGCCTCGGGAGAGTGGCGCTTTTGTGGCCGTGGGGTGGAGGGGGCTATCCTCCTAGCGGGTCGGCCCTTGGCCGGGCTCGAGGCCAGCCTGGAAGCGCTCAACCGCGTGCTCTGGGCCATCGCTCCGGGGGCTTTGCTGCTGGCCTTGGGCCTGGGCTACTTCCTGGTGGGGCGAGCGCTCGGCCCGGTGCGCCTCCTAACCGAGGCCGCCCGTGAGCGGGCCTTAGGCCGCATCTGGAACCGTCCCTTGCCCGAGCCTTCTGTGCGGGACGAGCTATTTACCCTGAGTCAGGCCTTCAACGCGCTGCTAAAGAGCCTGGGCGAGCTCATCGAGAGCGAGCGGCGCTTTACCCAGGATGCCGCCCACGAGCTGCGCACCCCCCTCACGGTGCTTTTGGGGCGGCTCGAGCAGGCCCAGGAAAAGAACCACGACCCCCAGGTGGCCCGGGCCCTGGAACAGGCTTACCGCTCGGCCCAGCGGCTCTTGGCGCTGGTGGAAAAGCTCCTGCACCTGGCCCGGGCCGAGGCTGGCCAGGGGCTTTTGCGCGAGCGGGTTTCCCTTCATCGTCTGGTGGCCGAGGAGGTGGAGGATATGCGCCCCCTCTTCGAGGTCAAAGGTCTGGCCCTGCACGTCCTCTTGCCGCAGGAGCCGCTGGAGGTGACGGGGGATCGGCTGGCTTTGGGGCTGGCCCTGCGCAACCTGTTGGAAAATGCCCTCAAATTTACCCCTTCGGGTGAGGTGCGGGTGCGGTTGCGGAAGGAAGGGGAATGGGCCCTGCTGGAGGTGGAGGACACCGGGGGTGGTTTCCCGGAGGAGGCCCTACCCCACCTTTTCCAGCGCTTCTACCAGGCGCGGGTAGAGCACCGCCGCAGCGGCAGCGGGCTGGGGCTGGCCCTGGTTGCGGCCATCGTGCGCTGGCATGGGGGGAGGGTGGAAGCGACCAATACCGCGGAAGGAGCCCGGATGAGCCTATGGCTGCCTCTTTGAGTTTTACCCAATCTTTACCCTCGCGGCGTAGCCTGCCATGCTAGAGGAGCCTATGCGGGTGCTGCTGGTAGAAGACGACCCCCGGCTGGCCGCGCTCATCACCGAGGGTTTGCGCGACGACGGGCTGATGGTGGACCATGCCCCCAACGCCGCCATCGGGCGGGGCATGGCCGAGCTGGAGACCTACGACCTCTTGATTCTGGACGTGATGCTGCCCGAAGGGCCCCAGGCCGGCTTCGCGCTGGCCCGCATGCTACGTAACCAACGGGACAAGACCCCCATCCTCTTCCTCACCGCCCGGGGGGATGTGGACTCCAAGCTCACCGGGCTCGACAGCGGGGGCGACGACTACCTGAGCAAACCCTTCGACTTCCGCGAGCTGCGGGCCCGCATCCGCGCCCTGGTGCGGCGGGCCAGGGGCGAGGCCACCAACCTGATTCCACTGCCCCGGGGCTACACCCTCGACCTGGCGGCCCACCAGGTGCTCAAGGACGGCCAGCCGGTGCCCCTCACCCCACGGGAGTACGCCTTGGTGGAGTGCTTTGGGCTGAACCCGGGGCGGGCCTATAGCCGCAACAGCCTGATCGAGCGGGTCTGGCCGGGGGAGAGCGAGGTGGACACCAAGGTGGTGGACGTCTACGTCTCGAGCCTGCGGCGCAAACTGGGCGAGGATTTTATCGAGACGGTGCGCGGGTTGGGCTACCGCCTGGGGCGGCTGGAGGAGAGCCTTTGAGTCTGCGGCTGCGCCTGACCCTGTACTACGGCCTGGTGCTGGTGGCTTTTTTGCTGCTGAGCGGGGTTGTGGTCTATGGGGTTTTTCACGCAGCGCTGCACCAGACTCTGGATGAGTCCCTGCAAGAGACCGCCATCCTCACCGCTGCGGAGATTCGGCTCGGCACGGCCTCTGACGGAGGCTCCAGCCGGCTACAAAACCGTTTACCGGGGGTCACCGCGCTCACCGTCTACGACGCCCAGGGGCGGCCGCTTTGGCAGCTGGGGGAGCCCTGGGTCGAAGTTGAGCTCAAAACCGGCTTCCTGAGCGTACAGGGGACGCGGGTCTACAACCACCCCCTGCCGGACGGTGGGGTGGTGCAGGTGATGCGCTCGCAGCAGGAGGCTGTGAATACCCTGAGCCGAACCCAAAAAACCTTGCTGCTGGGGCTGCCGGTGCTCTTTGTGGTGGCTCTGGGGGTGGGGTATCTGCTGGCCGACCGTTCGCTGCGCCCGGTGGATCAGGTCACCCGGCTGGCCGGGGCCATCGCCGCCTCGGGGCGGTACGGGCAGCGGGTGCCGGAGAGCCCCGGGCAAGACGAGATGGCCCGGCTGACCCGTACCTTCAACGCCATGCTGGGCCGCCTCGAGCGCACCATCGAGCGCGAAAAGGCCTTCGCCCTGGCCGCGGCCCACGAGCTGCGCACCCCCTTGAGCCTGCTGCAGGGTCGGGCCAGCCTGAGCTTGGAGCGGCCCCGCACCCCCGAGCAGTACCGCGAGGCCCTCGCGGAGATCGCCCGCACCGCCGAGGATCTGGCCCAGGTCATCGAAGCCCTCCTGCTGCTAGCCCGCACCCACGCGCCCTTCGAGCCCGAGCCGGTGGAGCTCGACCTGCTGGCCCTGGAGGTTCAGGAGCAGCTGGAGGGGCTGGCCAAGGAGAGGCAGGTGCGCTTGGTGTTGGAGCTCGAGCCCACCCCCTACCGAGGCCATCCCTTCACCCTGCGCACCGCCATCGCCAACCTGCTCTCCAACGCCATCAAGTACGGGCCGGTGGGCGGGCGGGTTTGGCTGCGCACCCGGCGCGAGGGAGCGCGCGCAGTGGTGGAGGTGGCCGACGAGGGGCCGGGCATTCCCCCCGAGCAGCTCGAGCGTCTCCTGCAGCCCTTCCAGCGCGGCGCGGGCACCCAGGGGGTGCGGGGGGCCGGCCTGGGCCTGACCTTGGTCATGGCCATCGCCGAGCAGCACGGGGGGCGCCTTAGGTTGGAGCAAGCCCCCGAGGGGGGGCTACGGGCCCGGCTGGAGCTGCCAGAGCCCTGATTGTGTGTGAGCC
Encoded proteins:
- a CDS encoding SDH family Clp fold serine proteinase, giving the protein MDILNNLFWLFLLLSFLSPLLQRQMLALARARSLQTLERRRGSRLITLIHRQEAVALLGLPLSRYIDIDDSEQVLRAIRLTDPQLPIDLVLHTPGGLVLAAEQIAEALLRHSAKVTVFVPHYAMSGGTLIALAADEIVMDANAVLGPVDPQLGQYPAASILKVLEQKPIEKIDDETLILADQAKKALVQVKAVAKNLLRKHLEETQAETLAHRLSQGTWTHDYPISAEEARAMGLPVSTAMPPEVYALMELYPQPRGNRPSVQYVPLPYRREEHRPR
- a CDS encoding AI-2E family transporter: MASIAWGVLEGLRFLWNNPYVRGVAGLLLLLALLRLLYLTADLFGLLLLALLLAALVRPWVDRLERLRLPRPAALALVLLLLGLGLSLLGVGLVRVGEELTHFARTLPGAAGGLSTWWNQLPERLHASGLPPWLMGALEQAYGSVGRLLQNLSAELIPRLGGFAQSGLIPALALLFGGAVKLAAFVVSFIYLLADGPRMGQDLLHRLPPNLRAWSERMVGYLERAVMGYFRGQLLVAASLGGLVGLSLGLLGVPLALPLGLLVGVLELIPYLGLALGGVLVFFAALPLGWPVVLKALLVLLAAAQLEGHLLAPWLVGQSTSLHPLTVLFALLLGERLAGVPGLLVAVPLAALLKLWLEDFWPWR
- a CDS encoding PepSY domain-containing protein, whose translation is MKKYGKAILLAASALLSLAAFAQKTGQNGAQNPSYTGSLPVSENLSAQQYQAMAKVSLQDAVKAAQAALNTTATPTKVKLGVENGYLVWEVVLAGQEVKVDAGNGQVLHQEAVGAPEEKDGERHDENDGESHDDNG
- a CDS encoding YncE family protein; translated protein: MAASQGLKSGLPGMPPYDPKNVYAFTQAGMLSPTVRDFPERVYVPDGKTNRLYVIDPKTYRVVASDKMDAEPQHVVPSYDLKTLYVANDVGNTLIPIDPQSGALGKRIPVKDPYNLYFTPDGRSAIVVAEYQHRLDFFDPQTWQPQGSLGVPCKGINHMDYSADGRTLVAACEFSGDLLKIDVAARKVLDKLHLGGMPQDVKLSPDGRVFYVADMDAGGVHLIDAERFHPLGFIPTGKGAHGLYPSRDTRYLYISNRGEGSVSVLEFATRKLVTKWKIPGGGSPDMGGVSADGRTLWLSGRYHGEVYVFDTDLQKGGLIRRIKVGKGPHGLAIYPQPGRYSLGHTGVMR
- a CDS encoding phosphatase PAP2 family protein: MIQRISGIWEKGLRLAPLWLLGLLFLSLLAFIGLAEDVYEREGFFFDGPILAFLHTQQNSLWNAIALALTQSASAPAVVGLTLLVLLWAYGRRLAWPLFALGLGGSVLLNLASKLFFARTRPHLFPQLTPEHDYSFPSGHTMASLTLVLALYGLLAPRFPQAARWVLALGLPWAFLVGLSRLYLQVHYPSDVLAGWALSFLWVVGLWYRWAVGQRG
- a CDS encoding response regulator transcription factor; the protein is MRILLVEDDLEVGALVKETLEAEPYAVDWATDGEEALGLWQGFPYDLVVLDVGLPRRDGLSLLAHFRGQGHGVPVLILTARDGLDDRVQGLEAGADDYLLKPFHLRELRARVRALLRRSRGVPHNRVEVGRLALDLGAKQAWWAGEALELSAKEWAILEFLALHPQTFYPRELLLEHIWPGEASIDPRSLDPYISRLRQKLAPEAIETRRGLGYRLIG
- a CDS encoding sensor histidine kinase; protein product: MSLRLRLTLFYALLVAGVLLLAGISLRLGLERILQSELDQSLQAALILAEPWVNNDNGRLGLSQEGELPPKLPADLALLLYGPRGLVEALGPKPQPLPAARIGCFASGEWRFCGRGVEGAILLAGRPLAGLEASLEALNRVLWAIAPGALLLALGLGYFLVGRALGPVRLLTEAARERALGRIWNRPLPEPSVRDELFTLSQAFNALLKSLGELIESERRFTQDAAHELRTPLTVLLGRLEQAQEKNHDPQVARALEQAYRSAQRLLALVEKLLHLARAEAGQGLLRERVSLHRLVAEEVEDMRPLFEVKGLALHVLLPQEPLEVTGDRLALGLALRNLLENALKFTPSGEVRVRLRKEGEWALLEVEDTGGGFPEEALPHLFQRFYQARVEHRRSGSGLGLALVAAIVRWHGGRVEATNTAEGARMSLWLPL
- a CDS encoding response regulator transcription factor; protein product: MLEEPMRVLLVEDDPRLAALITEGLRDDGLMVDHAPNAAIGRGMAELETYDLLILDVMLPEGPQAGFALARMLRNQRDKTPILFLTARGDVDSKLTGLDSGGDDYLSKPFDFRELRARIRALVRRARGEATNLIPLPRGYTLDLAAHQVLKDGQPVPLTPREYALVECFGLNPGRAYSRNSLIERVWPGESEVDTKVVDVYVSSLRRKLGEDFIETVRGLGYRLGRLEESL
- a CDS encoding sensor histidine kinase, with amino-acid sequence MSLRLRLTLYYGLVLVAFLLLSGVVVYGVFHAALHQTLDESLQETAILTAAEIRLGTASDGGSSRLQNRLPGVTALTVYDAQGRPLWQLGEPWVEVELKTGFLSVQGTRVYNHPLPDGGVVQVMRSQQEAVNTLSRTQKTLLLGLPVLFVVALGVGYLLADRSLRPVDQVTRLAGAIAASGRYGQRVPESPGQDEMARLTRTFNAMLGRLERTIEREKAFALAAAHELRTPLSLLQGRASLSLERPRTPEQYREALAEIARTAEDLAQVIEALLLLARTHAPFEPEPVELDLLALEVQEQLEGLAKERQVRLVLELEPTPYRGHPFTLRTAIANLLSNAIKYGPVGGRVWLRTRREGARAVVEVADEGPGIPPEQLERLLQPFQRGAGTQGVRGAGLGLTLVMAIAEQHGGRLRLEQAPEGGLRARLELPEP